AACAAACCCACCCAGAGGGGAGAGGAAACGTCATGAAGTGGTCTCAAACAAACCTTACGTTTAAATCGGGCATGTTGATGTTCTGTTGTGACAGATTTGGTCTTTGTTTTATTTGTTCTCTCTCTCAGAACGGCTCTATTTTCCCCATAGGAGTTTGTACAGATACTTGTGTTTTTGAAGCAAAAGCATTTTCACTGAAAGAAGTAGTAtgtttttctttgcaggcttaaaGATGAAAGGGAAATGAGAATACAATGAACACGTTTTAATGTTCAGAATTATTAAGGATAAAAAAACAGACCGCACAAAATGCTTTTGAAgtcatcatttcaaactggtGGAAAGTGGTGATTCTAGAAGGAACCATTATTTCTATCCTGTAGATATTTCTGATTTTGAGAAGTGACACTTAGTTGTTGCCATTTttttgttccagaaaaataaaccACAACTATTTTGTATTGAAAGAAGttgtaaatgtgtgttttattatGAATTAAAGTTGAAACTTTGTTTCAGCTGGTGCATCAAACCACCTCTGTGGTGCTTTAAAATGTCATTTTTAGTTGTAAGTATTAAAACTCAATGGCAGTAGTGAGGTCTTCTGATTTGGTTTTATCTTGTCTATAGGATGGCTTTGGAGTAGGGATGTGCAGTTAGCTTCGGCTCTTCTTTACTTAAACGTCTTCTAAAAAAGTCAAGATTCATCCCACATTTAAATTctcttgttttcatttatttactttttaaaaacattagattgtttttcttttttttttacaaatagcAAAATCTAAAAACAAAAGGTTGTATAATATGTCTTTAGCttatttcattttagagcatgaaTACACTTTTTAATTTGTCAGGTGTTAGGATTTAGGATaattattagtaaattattaTTTGCTAGCAGAAATCATGAAAAATGATCATTTGCACTCCTACAGCTTTTCACTCATTGTCATTCACAAATCTAACGTGTCACACAGGTTTCTCTGTTGTCAACGTGGAGAgcttttgttctgcaggaactcctGATGagggattttgtttaaaaacatcCCATAATAAAAAGTACCAGTGAAGCTCGAAAAATTACAGTATGATGCAAAAGTTCTTttgtgtcagtaattcaactaaaaAGGAGAAATGAATGCATGAGACACAATCATTACATAAAATGGCAGATGTTTCAAACTTTTATTTGTTATGATTGTGATgtttctcagacaattagaatattgtggaaaggttcaatattctagacaaaGCGTTACActgtaatcagctaatgaatccagaatacCTGCAACGGGTTCctgggcctttagatggtctctcagtctgagctggattactgTCATGAAAGGACTATTGCTCCTTTTTCTGGttcttccagtttcacctgtactGGTTGGAATCCGCTCCAGCATCAGTAGTTGACGGGCTCTGATCCAGCGCATGCAgcatttgtttttcatttttgttcTTCTACACTGACTTAAGCTAATTTTctaaatacaagtgtgtgtacTCCTGCAGAGCAAGATGAAGCTGCTGAACTCTCACGCTCTGCTGCATCTCGTATAATTGTACAACATGTAAGCCTTCGGGCTAAATAATCAACTTGCACATCTGGATCTTTAAACATCTGTTTGTTCGGCAGACAAACAACAGCTTCACTAAAtagatcggtacaatgcccgtgtcactgcagatgcagcatcaatctgcctatcaatctcacgctccatctttccctcacttgtgaacaagatcctgaggtacttaaactcctccacttgaggcaggacctcatccctgacccagagaaggcattctactcttttctgactcaagaccatggtcttagatTTAGTTAATCTGAATCATTCAGAGAATGAAACGCCAACAATTCTCTCAGAGAGACCGCATGGTGCTGGGTAAGGGATTAAGGCTATTTCAAACCTATTGGAAGTCTGCAGCGAGGAAGCCTGGAAAACATTTGAGACAGCTGTCAATCATCCCAGAAGAGCTCATCTCAGTAAGTACAACCCGAGATCAGAGACGATGATAAAAGCTCCAAACTGAAGCAGGATTGCCAGATTAATCCAGCTCAGTGTTAAAGGAACATTTCAGCAAAACTTAAGCTTTTAGAAGAATTAATTCTGGAAAAAGACCAAATTTGTGACACTTAAGTGCACAGCAGCCAAACCTAATTACTTCAATTAATTTCTGTTTTTTAGGCTGCAGATTCTGTTTTAAACGATTTTTAAATCAACCAACCAAGAATCTAAGTCAATGGGAAATCCATCTAAAAGGTAAATGGTCTAATTATACAGCACCTTTGTGGGTTCTATTGTCCCCCAAGTCGCTTTACAActaacgctggtgatgatgaactacggtgtagccgcagctgccctggagcacagtGATGGacacgagcacaggtgccactagTCCCTCGGACCACTGCCAGCAGGTAAGGAGGGTGAAGTgccctgcccaaggacacaagctTGTATCCTGCACCCCTCCAGTTACAGGAAGGGCActcaactcctctgccaccatctaCAATTTATAGAACTTCAGTGTTTACACACAATTTCAAGATTTTTGCAGTGATAAAGCAAACCCATGGAGTGTTTATCTGAAGCTGTAAGGAACTCATCTCAGATTTTAAAGCTCAGATTTAGGAGGACCTGCTTTCATGTCACATCCATGTCAAGTTTCTTTCCTTTTGAAACATCACTGAAAAGATTCAGGCTTCAGTCAACATACACCGCAGATAAAGTTTAAAATAACATTTGGTAGACCAGGATATGGCGATGCAGAGGTTTAAATGACCTTTCATCCAAGTGGCTTCTGGAGCCAGAATTTAATTTCTATACAgtggtttatttttgtttacctgtACATTTCTCTCCAAAGCAGATTCACGACAAACCTGTTGTTTGATTGTTGTTCTGATGTAATACTGCAGCTGGAGAACTTTGGAGAAATTGTAGAAGACTGCAAAAACCTTGAAACAACTTGAGCTCCATTTATACTTATTACAGAAGAAAAGTATTGCAGCAAGCTGTTCTTAGCATGACATGTGAAAGCTTAGCTACAGTGATGAATAATTTAATTCTTTTTGTCACATTGACTTTGTAACTCTGAAAGGTGCAGAACCGTGTGGAGGTGAACATGAGTTTGTGCATGGGAGCAAATGGCCTCTGACTCCTCAGTGTTCAGACGCCATGTGCCTGATGTCTACAGAGATGAAGATGGAGGTGATTAGTTACTTCGGGAGGGTACGCTCTTCTGTTTTCATTACGCTTACTTGTTTTCACTCAGTTATTATTATATTTTGCACCATCAAGTCAAACTAACTTGCTCAACAAGGTTCTGTTCAGTTCTAAAAAATAACGCAGCATTGTGATGGTGACATAACTGCAGGGCTGAATACACTTGTACCATGAAAGTTTTGGTTAGTAGATGTTTGTACATGTTCATAAAATGTTATTAAACCAGTTTGTCAGTTCCACCTCTATTGTTCTAATTACtcatttaaaaaatacattttcaggatttgaaaaaaacaggaaatcaACTTTGGAATTTTCCTCAACATTCCTCTTTCAGACTGGATTTCTGCTATGCTGTTTGAGGTCTTCTCCAGAATCACCATGGTTACCCTGTAGAGAGGAAGTCTGGACTCTGGGAGCTGTAGTCTGGACAGACCTTCTGAACCAGCCGGTAGTCTGTGCTGTAGAAGGACATGTAGACACAGATCACCTGAAAGGGTTTGGAGCATATCCAGGTGATGTGGCTCTGAGTTTGTTCTTGATCACACTTCTTCGACGGGTCGTAGTTGCACAGCATCACCTTTTTGCTGCGTTCTGTTTTCTCATAGTCCACCCTGCAGTTAAAGGTCTTTGAGTCCTTAGGATGGACCACGCTTTGGCGTTCCAAATCAAAATCCACCTCTTTCATGGGTGGGACCAGGCTGACGGAGACATTTCCCACCCCCGTGGAGTTGTGACGGAAGTAGACGCCAAGAGAACCGTTGCCATGATCCACGACTTTCCCCACGATTAGCAAATTCAGCTTGACCGTTTTGATGTTAGAATAAAAGTCTCCCAAGCTGAATGTCCTGGAAAGTTTAGATACTCCATGAACTTTCATGATGGGCTGAAGCTTCCTTTGCACAGATGGGTTGGACATTTTCTCTGAGTTGTCCCCAAGGATGTCCCAAAGTCCTTGTTTAGGCAGAGAGATAGAGGGGTGAATGGGTGTTTTGGAgttttgagcctctctcctggtctGAAGTCCCCAGATCTTCTGTAGGCTTGCATCCTGGTCTCTGTGGAGCTGAGTTGGTCTTGATTTATTGAAGGTGTGGGTTTCATTCAAACAGAGAGCCAACTAAACACGAAAGGATGAAGAGAATCAGACAATCAGCTTTTTAGGAAGTTAAGGCAAAACCTTTTACTGATCCCAGATTAACACCATTAACTACAGAAATTGGTCCCTTTATTAATAGTACTTAGTGCATTAGTAAGCATttgaaggtgcagtatgtaagaatatagagaTAATTTTACAGAGAAAATCCcagaagagtctaatgtttcagtcattttggaactgaaacatatttcatacccagctggctgtggggattgtcagtttttctcctttcaaaataaaagaaggcACTTAAAagggtaactaaaccccaaaataccattttttttactaattaactgtataattgggtctttacaaatacaATCTTTCTGTttatgtgcattttttgacatgcttgtgtaaacttgattaaatctagactcTAGGTataaaaacgtcttagtgctgcgccctgtggcagaacagcagctactgcattttaaacttgtgattggtacaatttcacgtcatctgtacagtctcctcccactccccctccctcccagaatggaaattccccacacctgGCCATGCTActctgcctcctggcaacgcccactttcatggcattttaaaaatcttgactaggggtggagtttcattttctgatggtgtgcagtccctctttaactaCTGTTTactatcagtgagtgtggggttgccgtgtttCCTACAAGCTAATACTGCAAAGCCCATAtttcaaataattttttttttaactttctacATTGTCAGATATTGAAGCTTATTTGTAGTTTGCCACATAATGCGCCCCTTGAGGGGTTTTGGCCCTTTGTCCACCATATTTCTTAACATTTACTTGTATATATTGTGTATTGTTTTTCactgagaaaacaaacaaaagataGAAGAAAATACCGGTAAGCACCACTTTGAGATCAGTCTTAAATATCAGCTTTAAAATCTATTTTTCAGTCCTGAAACTGATCAGAATGCTTTAAAAATGTTAGAATTTTGAAACCTTGttgcaaataaaactaaaataaaatgttttagtgGAAAATGCAGAAGTCCTTTAAGAAACCGCCACAATGACTTGAATTTGTTTGACTCACCAGTAAGAAGATTCCTCTCAGAAAAACCCAAACAGAATGACAGGAAAGCCTCTCCATAGTGCCTACATTCCCAGAACCATCCAGCTTCTAATCACTCAAAGGAAGTCTGACTCCGCTCATGCTCCATGTTTAAAATGTGGATCTATGATAAACCCTGCGCAAACACTCCACATGTGTTGGTTCCACTCACAGCTCTCCCACTGAGAGGTTTTCTCAGGTCTGCAGGTTTTTAGCAGACTTCTCCTCTTCTCATCTCAtctcctctccctctctttctcactCCCACTCCCCACATTACATGTTTCGCTCAATATCTTTTCTATAAACATAAACAGCATCACTCTGTCTTctcaaaaaaattttttttactagaTTCTTACTGGATTAGCACACACAATCACATTTTATTAGAATAAATATGGTTTATATTAGAGATGTAGAGTCAAGATAGAAGCACAAACTCAGACTCAGGTGATCCCTGAAGAACATTTAGAGCTTGCTTGGTCAGTATTTGGTTTACAGAAGACAGTTGTGAATATAAAAAAGATTCATGATAAACATAACACAAttccttttctcttttttcaACCTCATGTTTTCCTCTGCGATCAGACAGACAACAAATTTAAGTTTCAGCTTAGTTGATTGATTTATTATTAGTATCTATTTTTTTGGCGCATCAATCTTTGTCTGGCTGAGTCAAAAATATTcagatttaaaatgttttagATGTTTAATTTATACTTTTATAAATTGTAGTTTTGTAATCAAGATGCTGCTTTAATTTTCAATCATTTTGTTTTAATTGACAGGCTTTAGGAGCTTGTTGGACATGTGATCTAAGGAAGTATTTTTTGAAGAACAATTCATCAAATTCGCTTGGAGTAACAATGAGCTTTGAAGCATTTGAGAGCATTTTTCTGGACACATTCAGCTGCTTTTCTCTCATTTTAGTAAAACAGAAAACCTGCCCAGCCCAAGAAAACATACCAACGTGACCTTGAACATGGGGCGGCATGGTGGTGGTGGCTCAGGGATTGGTCCTGTAATTGGTGGGTTGCTGGTTAAAACCCAGGCTCCATCCATGTCAGTTGATATATCTttgggaccagtggtgcctgtgaacagcagcctcgcttctgtcagtgagcccaaagcagctgtggctacaatgtagctcatcaccatcagtgtgtgaacagAAGGACTAgcataaagcactttggagtaccCTGACTAGAAAAGCACCATGTGAGTGAAGGTCATTTGTCATTTAATAGTCCCATTTAGAAAGAACTGGTTTTAACTCCCATGAATTTTACAGCTGTACCAGATAACCAGCTTGTTGTGCATTCATGAATATTTGGGCTCAGATTAGAGCTCTCTCCAGTACACTAACATTTTAAATATAAGAAAAGGACTAACCTTTAACCTTAGTAATAAATAAAAGTACAGCCAGTATAGtaccaaaaggtgtgtgtgtgcatgtaaatATGTTTTTGCTTTTGAGTGTGTCAGGATACCTTTTAATATGACTCAAAATGCAATCATCATATTATCCATTCAACATGGCCACCCGAAAAAACAAATCTTTTCCTATGATCCTTGTTACTTTACCGTCTGCCTGTTGACATGCTACCTTCTACCTTCACCCAGTTTAACAGAAGTCCTAAACCAGTACAAGGAACCATGGAGCTGATTCAGAACGTTCCCACTGTGGCCCATTCGTCCAGGACgattttctcctttaaaaactCTAACAAAGTTtacttttatatttattttttattcacataTTTTTGGAGGATAAACACGCACCAGAGATGATTCTGGTCCACCACAACTGTACGAGTATTTTCTTAACTATTTACAAATTTTTTAAAAATTCAGTGCTGTCTGATATTTTGCTGCAGCACTGTTAATCGGGTCAAAACATCATGTGCAGTTGTGAGCGACAGTCTAAGCATAGCAGGTAATTGCAGTACCTGGAAAACACTTGAGATCTTGTTCTTATCATGTTCTTTGTGGTTGTGTTCAGAACCTTGGTCTGCTGAtcaggttgtggaaggtgcttggtcacccatggcaaacaggtcctaggttagGGATCAGACAAAGCACAGCCCAAAAACAGTGTTCCCTTGCCTGCACTGCGGGATCGCCTCTGCCCCtgtctggagccaggcctagagGTGGGTCACATTGGCGCGAGCGTCTGGTGTTTTTCACGCAAGGACCCCAcctgggcacagcccaaagaagaGCTGTAATTACACTTGTTGCCCCAATCTTGGTGTCTGTTGTGACACCCCCACCATTACtttggttttatttgtgtttcattctgtgttttttattttctgtCGCAGATCTTGTTAAAAACAAATGGGTGCACCTGGACTTGGTGTGTAGCTGCTCTATACAGCTTGGATCGGCTCTCTGCTGTGCAGTGGAGACTCCTCCCTGGTTGTTGTTTTATGTTTAATTACTTTATCTACTCCTTAATTAGTAAAATTTATCTTTTTGGTTAAATCCTCACTCCTCTTGTTTAATCTCCCTCCTTCTTATAACCATATACTGTACATATATTATGTGTCAACAAACAAAATttcaattttgggtggaatatcccttggggggggggggggggggtgcacctGTGGACTTTTGTTCACTTGGGACTTTGGCGGGCATGCTCCGGTTGAGACCATTTGATAGAGAGTTAATATACATAAATTAAACAATGAGCAGtgttttgtgatattttttaaaataatttgttaGTCCTTCAAGCGTAAAACTGGTTAAATGCAAATACTGTATGAAAAAAAGTCTAAGTAAGGGAAAAACAAACATCTCAGTCGCCAGACTGTGTGGGACTGTGGAACAGTCCGGTCCAGAATTTCAGTTACCGGGCGCCATTTTGACTTCTTCGACTTGGTTTAACCAGCCACGGTTCTCGTCATCACTGTAGTAAGTTTTAACTGACTTCCCAGATAGCAaacattttggttttattttggcaTAAATTGGGCATTTTGGCATCCTTCTGGCATAAAAATGTTCGAAAAAGTGTTTTGGTTTAAATGTGGCATAATTTTGTGTTCCCATTATAGACAATTACGTCagcgagtgtttctgttttaacgatGGCATAAATATGGTTTGCCATAATAGAAAATTACGCGGCTGGCGATTATGGCATATTCTGACCGGGAATCAGGACTAATTTGTTCATTTCTCCAGCATCACGACAGAGGTGAGTACCATTTCTTCTTAAATCCTACCTTTTTGTTAGCAATAGttttgttttaagtctgttttgtttgttttagcaaaatgtgtataatagggatgcaccgaataTTCGGCCACGTTCCGGGTTCCAGAACTAATGGCTTGGTTTCTCCTAGTTGATAGTGGCTGTGCCACTGTTTAGATGATGGTACAGATGCTAACTGTGGCTAACCTACAGCTAACGGAACCAGCGTCTTTATACGACCGAGTGGCTTCGCCAAAGGGTCACGCGGTTCGCTGcggctgcagcagactgtaacggtACCGGGCGGTAGAGTGCTGCATCGGGATTTGATCCcgcgggacccaacacaaatcttgAGGGGGAGGGCGGTGTGaattttgctgcgggcgggaacAGTCGGCTGGATCGGGATTAGTatgatggagtcggcaactgatgttgaaaagaagctgaaacaaggtctttatgacacaaaaaccaaagcaaggcaattcagacatttggaggagtttctccgattgtattgatatttctcattcaggtctctcttagaaaagcgacctcgatcactgcctcctacagaggagaatagaatatgaaacgcagggtaatttggtgcccaaggcaccATATCTAAGCATATCAGGcatatctgaggatttctacagtaaatctgtctgaaatctggcacacaggtacagtaggtgtcccaGAGGAAGAATGTGTTGAAAGCTGGACATCAACTATTAaggatgatttttaatgaatttttgaaaaTGACAATTGTATTGACTGTATTGCATTAattacaagtttgctttaatatctgaggatttctacagtaaatctgtctgaaatgtggcacacaggtacaataTGTGACCCAGAGTAGGGATTTGGTGAAAGTTGGACATCAACTAttaaggatgattttttatgaatttttgaaaatgaCATAATTGTATTGACTGTATTGCATTTATTACAAGTTTGttttaatatctgaggatttctacagtaaatctgtctgaaatgtggcacataggtacagtgaaagttgtacatcaactACTCtggatgatttttaatgaatttttgaaaaTGACATAATTGTATTGACTATTGCAttgaatacaagtttgcttttatatctgaggatttctacagtaaatctgtctgaaatcttgcacacaggtacagtaggtgtcccagagggatttctacagtaaatctgtctgaaatcttgcacacaggtacagtagg
This Nothobranchius furzeri strain GRZ-AD chromosome 16, NfurGRZ-RIMD1, whole genome shotgun sequence DNA region includes the following protein-coding sequences:
- the LOC107387923 gene encoding neurexophilin-1, with the translated sequence MERLSCHSVWVFLRGIFLLLALCLNETHTFNKSRPTQLHRDQDASLQKIWGLQTRREAQNSKTPIHPSISLPKQGLWDILGDNSEKMSNPSVQRKLQPIMKVHGVSKLSRTFSLGDFYSNIKTVKLNLLIVGKVVDHGNGSLGVYFRHNSTGVGNVSVSLVPPMKEVDFDLERQSVVHPKDSKTFNCRVDYEKTERSKKVMLCNYDPSKKCDQEQTQSHITWICSKPFQVICVYMSFYSTDYRLVQKVCPDYSSQSPDFLSTG